In Desulfomonile tiedjei, the DNA window GCGGCCATCAGCTTGTACACCACTCCAAGGGCCGGGGTCTGATAGGAAGTGATCAGGCGGGTACCTACGCACCAGATGTCTATTTGTGCTCCCTGGTCTCGGAGACTCTCTATCAGCCATTCATCGAGATCGCTGCTGGCCAGGATCTTCACGTCCGGGAAACCTGCGGCATTCAGTATTCGGCGAGCGGCTTTGGAGTAATAAGCCAGGTCCCCGCTGTCGATCCGAATCCCCATAAGACGCTTTCCTGCTTTTCTCATCTCTTCTGCTACTTCAGCGGCCTTGCGTACCCCTTCCAGCGTATCGTACGTGTCGACCAGGAATACCGAATTGTCAGGGAAAACCTCGGCAAACCCTCTAAAAGAATCAATCTCCTCGTCAAAGCTCTCCACCCAGCTATGAGCGTGCGTTCCTTTCGCAGGGATGCCGAAGAGCTTGCCTGCTTTCGTGTTGGACGTTCCTGCGCATCCTCCGATGTATGCGGCCCTCGCGCCGTAGAGCGCGGCCTGCACACCGTGAGCCCGGCGAGTACCGAAGTCGATAACGGGCGCGCCTTTCGTCGCGATGCACAGTCTGGCCGCTTTTGTAGCTATAAGAGTTTGATGGCCCACCAGCGCGAGCATGGTGGTTTCCAAAATCTGTGCTTGTGGAATAGGAGCGACCACTCGTATGAGCGGTTCGTTGGGAAACACCACGCTGCCCTCTGGCACGGCCCAGATATCACCGGTGAACTCTATGCCCGAAGCCAATTGATCGAGGGCTTCAGGAGAGAAGACGCCCGTGCGTGCCAAATACTCGATGTCGTCAGGATAGATGCCCAAGTTGTTGACATAATTGATGACGCTCTCCAGGCCTGCAAACACGCAAAACGCGCCGTCATCGGGATTCTGGCGGTAATACAGATCGAAACACGCACGCTGGTTTTTCTTGCCCAGGCTACGGTAACCGGCCACCATGGTCAGTTCGTAAAGGTCCGTGTCGAGCGTGTAGTTCCCGCACCTCAGGCCCTCCATAGCTCGTTCCGCGTCAATCATTCCCAGTTGCTGTCCGGATTCGGAATCAACCAGCTCGACCACGTTCAGCGTCTGTCCTGTGGAGGCGTCGCGAAGAATCGGCTTCATGACTTCGCCTCTCTTTTTTGCCTTTCGAAAAAACGCTTGAAGGCTTCTTCGTAAGGGTTAGAGGCAACTCCCCATTCAGTGACAATACCGTGAATAAGATCGTGTGGAGTGACATCAAAAGCTATGTTCCGGACATTTATCCCTTCGGGAGCTATCCTGACTCCGCACAGATGTGTAACTTCTTTTGGGTCGCGTTCCTCTATGGGGATAAGGCTGCCGGAAGAAAGCGACATGTCTATAGTGGAAAGAGGAGCGGCAACGTAGAATGGGATTTTGTGGTAATTCGCCAGAACGGCCACCGAGTAAGTCCCTATCTTGTTGGCTGCATCTCCGTTGGCCGCGATTCGGTCCGCGCCCACAATCGCCTTCTGGATTTCTCCCCTTTGCATGAGCGCTCCGGCCGTGTTATCAGGGATCAAGGTGACCGGGATACCCAACTTCTTCAGTTCCCAGGCCGTGATTCGTGAGCCCTGGTTTAAGGGCCTGGTTTCGTCCGACACTACCGTGATCCGCTTTCCCTGCTCAAAGGCAGCTCTGATCACTCCCAGGGCCGTCCCGTATCCTGCCGTGGCCAGCCCCCCGGCGTTACAATGGGTCAGAACGGTATCGCCGTCATTCAACAGATCGCTTCCGGCCGAGCCGATGCGCTCGCACAGCGCCCGATCCTCCTGCTCCATCAACACCGCAGTTTCTGCCAGGAGCCGTTTTAGTTCGGAAATGGGCAGGTCGGCGGAAACTCGGCGCAAGGCTTTGATTCGGTCCACGGCCCAAAACAAATTGACCGCGGTCGGTCGAGTGGCAGCTATCTGATCGCATACTTCGCCAAATAGCCTATCGAACGCCTCGCGGTCACTGTCAGGCCCTTCGAGCATGCCCAATGCTATGCCCATGGCCGCTGCGATACCGATGGCCGGCGCGCCTCTTACCGCAAGACGTCTGATCGCGTCACACATCTCGTCCACGGTCCGGATCTCTATGTATTTGTCTTCTTGAGGAAGAAGGGTTTGATCCAACAGCCTTATGTGATCGCCTTTCCACTCAATGGTCCTGAATGGGTCTGACAATGGTCCTCCTGTAATGCGAATGTGCCTTCAAGCAGGAAATCCTAAAAACCGACCTTTTGGAGTAATCCCGTTGACCGAGGGATTTCCTGCAAATCCTACGTTTGAAAACACATCGGTATCATGGAATAGGCCTGATTTCGCCGGTCTCCGGCGCAGACCTTCACCCTACCGATAGCCTTCGAAATAGTCAATCCCCCGGTTTTTGGCGGAGCGCGGGGTCGGCCGTCTTGAGGCTTTTAACTAAAAATAGTTTTAAAATTATAAATTTATACCAATTATCTAAAATAATACTTGAGAAATTATGGAGATCTTGGTATAGAATAAACAAAAAACGAGAGGGTCTCCATGAACCCCAGATCACTCATAATCCCCCTTGCAATTTGTTCCCTCGTGTTAATCTTGGCAGCCGGCCCCGCGTATCCGGACAGGACCCTGTACTTGAATGTGTGCCAGGAACTGGTAAACCAGGCGCGCAGTTACGAAGCCAGGGCCTCGTTCCACAATAGTGTTTCCAAGGGCTACCAAATGCAAATCGAGAACATGTCCAAACAGCCCAAAAACCAGGGCACCATAAGCGCGATGGACAGCCTGTTTTCGCAGTACGATCAGAACCGGCTCCTGGAGATAAAGTTCAGAGAGCTGTACCGACAGACTAGCGAAGAAGCCGAAAGATGCATGAAGCGGGTGGATTGAACCTGCTTCCGACATCCCAAAAAGGCCAAGCGCGGGCCGGTTCCTCCTGTCAGGACCGGCCTGTTTTTTTTTCGCGGGAGACAAGCTCCATGCCGTGCCATTGCACCCCTCATTCTCTCCGGCGAAAATGCACTCTACAATCTTCTCGACGTCTCCGCGCAGCTAAACAGACACCCTTGCACGCGATCCTCCTATGCTTTCGGGAATCCCTTTGATATATATGTCAGAAATGACTACCTCTGTACGAGAACAGCAATGGATGACCTTCGAGGTCGCCCTTGATCCCTGCATGGTGGATGGGGTTGCCAACTTCTTTCATGAGCATCAGGCCAGCGGCGTGGTCCTGGACGAGATAGACGCGGAAAGAAGCCTTGTGACAGCGTATCTGCCACAAGACAGGTGGCAGGCCGTGTTGGTAGAATTGAAGGCTTTTCTCCACCATCTGCGCGAGATCTTTCCCGATGCGAGGGAACCCGAAGCGAGAACGGCTCCCCTCAAGTCCGAGAACTGGGCCATAGCCTGGCAGGTTAATTTCAAGCCGCTCCCCATAGGACGCAAATTGCTTGTCACACCGCCGTGGATCAAGCCGGAGCCGTACGGGCGCGTTACCATTATCATTGAGCCCGCGGAAGCATTCGGCACGGGAACTCACGAGACCACCCAGGGGTGTCTGGAGTTATTGGAAGAAGCGACCGACGAGTATAACGAGGCCGGGGAGAGCTTCACCGTGCTTGACGTGGGCTGCGGTTCGGGAATTCTGGCAATTGCCGCGGCCAAACTGGGAGCCAAAGAAGTCAGGGCCGTGGATAATGATCCGGTGGCGGTAGAGGCTGCTCGGAAGAACGTCGCTCTTAATGATGTGGGTAAAAAAGTTCGACTTGACTGTCTTTCGGTTCAAGAACTGAAGGAACCCGCGGACATTGTGGCAGCCAACCTGGACCCCATGACTCTGAGAGGGAGCAAGGCTCAACTCTTCCACCTGTTCACCCGTTATCTCATAATTTCCGGGGTCCCTGTCGAGGAGTGGGAAAACATTAAGGCAGAATTCCTTAACCGAGGCATATCCCTGAAGAAAGAGATCGTCCGATCCGAGTGGGGCAGCGGGTTGTTTGGGCGGTGATCGGGGAGCCCCTTTTTGTAGGCACGTTTGCTCAGCCTGTCACTCTGGTTCCCAGGCTCTGCCTGGGAACCCATGCCGTCCGGGCTCCGCCCGGACACTGCCGAGTTTGGTTAGGACAGTTGTCTCTGGAATCAAGGGCTCGCGACCACGCCGCTCTTGGAAGCAGAGCCTGGGAACGAGGAACAGACCCAATTTACGACTAAGCCAGTAGAAGTAGCCTCCCAATGGCAACCGCGAACAAAAGAGCGCTCGCAAGGACTGGAATCTTCCCCGCCCTTTGCATTTTTCTCTGGGCGACCTCCGCGTTCTTGGTCCATGAGTTGCCGGTGGCGAGATTCGCTGTGCCGTATCCGACCCCCTTCAGATTGTTTTGCCACTTGATTATTCCAGTCTCTGCGTCCAGACAGTATAGCCTACCTACGGTGTGAGCGAAGATACTCCCATTGTCCAAGGCGATAGTAACGAAAGAATCTCCGAACCAATTCCAACTGGGCAAACTTCTTCGCCAGACTACCTCCCCTGTTTCGCGATCAAGTGCAAGCACCTGAGCCTTGAGTCCCACGTACAGGAATTCATTCATTTCCGTGTCCCCCTCCATACCTCAGCGATTCGTAACGCCTCATCGAAATCCAAACGATTCCGGGATAGGCCTTTGGGACAGTCTTTCTTTTCCACGACTTCATCCCGAATGAATTTGGTAAAAAGAATTTCCCTTTTTCTTACGCAAGAAAGCGTGCCCCGCCACGAATCATCGTTTCAATAAGAGATGAAAGACGAATAGGACCGCGCCCACGCTGAGCGCGGAATCTGCCACGTTGAACGCAGGCCAGTGCAGGTCTCCCCAATGAACGTCGATGAAGTCGATAACCTCACCGAAACGTACCCGATCCACCAGATTTCCCAGCGCTCCGCCAAAAAACAACGAATATGCCAGCAGCAAGTAAGAATCCATGTCCTTGGAGAAGGCCACTACTAACGCAATTATTACCAGCACAACTACGGAAACGACGATAAAAAAAAGTGACCGGAACTCCCACGCGGAGCCCGCCATCATGCCGAAGGCCGCGCCGGGATTTCTCGCGTGAACCAAATCCAGTACCCCGGGGATCAGCTCAATTGCTCGGTTAAGTGGAATTCGAGAGAAGACCAGAAACTTGGTGACCTGATCGGCAATTAGAAGGAGACAGGCTATTGACCCCAGAAAGGTGAGTCTATTTATCCGACTAACTTGTAACTCTGCCATCCAAAACACCCTGATTGTCCAGTATGATGCATCCAAAATCGGCTTACATGTGCAGGGCAGTCCGTGCCCGCCCTGAGAAGTAAAATTGTTCCCGAAGGGCTGTGTGCGTCGTCCCGGCGAAAGCCGGGACCCAGTTTCCTCTAGATTCCGGCTTTCGCCGGAATGACGGGTCGTCGCCCATGCAAATCGGACAGCAATTTTGGCAAGTCACATATGGCGGAAACTTTTCTTGTGTAAGAAAGTTTCCGCGTGCCTCTTTCAAAGAAAGCAACGTCTTGTGCCGCTGGGTTCCCTCCGCTAACAGCGGGGGGAACCCAGCGGCCATGATGTGAAAGTTTTTGGCGAGGGGTTCGGGGAGGCCCTTTTTACAAAAAGGGCCTCCCCGAAATATTCTTATCCTTCCTCGACTTGGATGCCCGATTCTCTCAGCACTCCCGCGCATCTTTGGCAAACGTGCGGGTAGTCTTTGTCCGACCCCACGTCGGAAGTCCAAAGCCAGCAGCGGGGGCACTTGTCTCCTTCGACTCTGAATACCTGGACTCGTACGCCGGCCAGTCGGTCTTCTTCTTGAGCTTCCGCGGTTGCGGCAGCCACAGTGTCCACGTCGAGGTGCGACACGATGAAAAAACCTTCGGGATCTTCAAGCTTGCTCATGGCGTCAATGATCTTGGGCGGGGCTTCAATGAGCACACGTGCTTCCAAAGAGGACCCAATAAGCTTTGCCGCTCGCGCCTGTTCCAGCACTCGAGACACTTCCTGGCGGAGCGCCAACATCGTCTCCCATCGGTCGCTTTCTTCTTCCGTCAATTTGACTCCGGCAATAGGTTCCGGGAACCCGGTCAGATGGACGCTTTCGGGCTTGGTATCGGAGGCTTGAAAACTTGCCCAAACTTCTTCCGCGGTGAACGTTAGAATGGGGGCCATGAGC includes these proteins:
- a CDS encoding PQQ-binding-like beta-propeller repeat protein codes for the protein MNEFLYVGLKAQVLALDRETGEVVWRRSLPSWNWFGDSFVTIALDNGSIFAHTVGRLYCLDAETGIIKWQNNLKGVGYGTANLATGNSWTKNAEVAQRKMQRAGKIPVLASALLFAVAIGRLLLLA
- a CDS encoding 50S ribosomal protein L11 methyltransferase, with the translated sequence MTTSVREQQWMTFEVALDPCMVDGVANFFHEHQASGVVLDEIDAERSLVTAYLPQDRWQAVLVELKAFLHHLREIFPDAREPEARTAPLKSENWAIAWQVNFKPLPIGRKLLVTPPWIKPEPYGRVTIIIEPAEAFGTGTHETTQGCLELLEEATDEYNEAGESFTVLDVGCGSGILAIAAAKLGAKEVRAVDNDPVAVEAARKNVALNDVGKKVRLDCLSVQELKEPADIVAANLDPMTLRGSKAQLFHLFTRYLIISGVPVEEWENIKAEFLNRGISLKKEIVRSEWGSGLFGR
- a CDS encoding nicotinate phosphoribosyltransferase produces the protein MKPILRDASTGQTLNVVELVDSESGQQLGMIDAERAMEGLRCGNYTLDTDLYELTMVAGYRSLGKKNQRACFDLYYRQNPDDGAFCVFAGLESVINYVNNLGIYPDDIEYLARTGVFSPEALDQLASGIEFTGDIWAVPEGSVVFPNEPLIRVVAPIPQAQILETTMLALVGHQTLIATKAARLCIATKGAPVIDFGTRRAHGVQAALYGARAAYIGGCAGTSNTKAGKLFGIPAKGTHAHSWVESFDEEIDSFRGFAEVFPDNSVFLVDTYDTLEGVRKAAEVAEEMRKAGKRLMGIRIDSGDLAYYSKAARRILNAAGFPDVKILASSDLDEWLIESLRDQGAQIDIWCVGTRLITSYQTPALGVVYKLMAADKGDGKLLPKIKISQNPQKVTNPGVKKIIRFYNGNDRMIGDLLAQEDEPIPSGEFVRAHHPMYDYMKKTYRPPYSAAELMVPIFLDGRQVYQPPSLEEVKARAAKDIGSLEPEYKRFTNPHIYKVSLSDRSYQIKKGLLDFYQDRNQTSKE
- the lspA gene encoding signal peptidase II; the protein is MAELQVSRINRLTFLGSIACLLLIADQVTKFLVFSRIPLNRAIELIPGVLDLVHARNPGAAFGMMAGSAWEFRSLFFIVVSVVVLVIIALVVAFSKDMDSYLLLAYSLFFGGALGNLVDRVRFGEVIDFIDVHWGDLHWPAFNVADSALSVGAVLFVFHLLLKR
- the mtnA gene encoding S-methyl-5-thioribose-1-phosphate isomerase, producing the protein MSDPFRTIEWKGDHIRLLDQTLLPQEDKYIEIRTVDEMCDAIRRLAVRGAPAIGIAAAMGIALGMLEGPDSDREAFDRLFGEVCDQIAATRPTAVNLFWAVDRIKALRRVSADLPISELKRLLAETAVLMEQEDRALCERIGSAGSDLLNDGDTVLTHCNAGGLATAGYGTALGVIRAAFEQGKRITVVSDETRPLNQGSRITAWELKKLGIPVTLIPDNTAGALMQRGEIQKAIVGADRIAANGDAANKIGTYSVAVLANYHKIPFYVAAPLSTIDMSLSSGSLIPIEERDPKEVTHLCGVRIAPEGINVRNIAFDVTPHDLIHGIVTEWGVASNPYEEAFKRFFERQKREAKS